The nucleotide window CGCTTAGTATCTCGTGCCATGACGGTGAGATCGGCACCGACATATTCTGCCAAATCTATCTTGTTGATAATTAGCAGGTCGGATCGCGTAATTCCCGGCCCGCCTTTTCGGGGGATCTTATCGCCGCCGGCGACATCAATCACATAGATCGCGGCATCAACCAACTCAGGACTGAAGAAGGCGGCGAGGTTATCCCCACCACTCTCAAGAAATAAAATATCGAGATTGGGAAAGTCCGCTGTTATCTGTTCAACCGCTTCAAGATTGGCAGAGATATCCTCGCGGATGGCGGTATGCGGACAGCCACCGGTCTCGACACCGAGAATTCGTTCCTGTGGTAACGCCTCAAGGCGCGTGAGTATTTCCGCATCTTCCCGTGTGAAGATGTCATTTGTGATTGCGGCCAATTCGTAGGCGTCCCGCATCCTTTTGCATAACTTTTCGATTAGGGCGGTCTTGCCCGATCCGACGGGACCGCCGATGCCAATTTTTAACGGTTTCATGGAGATTTGTCCTCTTAAATTCAGGATTTAGTTTTCCGAAAAAGGGCAGCCACAAGGGCTGCCCCTACATTGGTCTGCCCTGAGTTAGGAGATAAATAGCCTTGAATATAGCCTTTCGTGCTGCATACTGCGAATGTCAAGCCCCGGTGTAAAACTGCCCAAATCGTCCAACTCCGCTCCCTCAGCAAACCGGGCGATGTCGATGAGATCGGGACGAATAGCGTCGATGATTCTTTGTCCATCTGTTGGCTTCAGTGGAATCAGCCGCACCGCAGCGGATACCTGTCCGACGACGTGGGCGTGCAGATAACCGAGGACTGCTGAGAACAGGTCAATCTTTGCAGCGGACGCGACTAAGCCGTAAGCGATTGCGTGGTGCCCGGCACATCTGCCCGCTCGAACCCCTTCGGCATACTCATCTAGCATCTCGTTTCGTTCTTGCTTACCGATTTTGATGCTCCCCTCCCGTGATTCACGGGCAACTTTCATCGCAGTGAACCGCTTATCGAGATCAACAACTTCCTCGATCTCGGTTGCCTTATAGGTTAGCCCAATAGCAACCGCATCACCATTTCGGAGACTGTGATGGAACGTTGACCTGAGAAACATCTCAAACGTCTCAGGGTCGTTGATAAGCCCAAGCTGCACGTAGGTTTCCAAGCCAAAGGAGTGAGCGAACGCACCTGTGGGAAAGAAACTGTCGGTGAGCTGCAGAAGCGTCAATAGGGATTTGCCTTCTAGGGCGGTATCAGTGGACATGGGCATGGGACTGCGATTGCTGGACGACGCCTGTGAATATCCGTTCCTCAACGGTGTAGGCGAATCCGAGCCGGGTTAACTGTTTTTCGAGAGCAGGTTCATAAGGGACCAGAATTGCACCGTCATCAAATCCGATGGGACGATGCAGGTTGCCGATCTGGTAGCATGCAAGACCATAAGTTTCGCGTTTCTCAAGGCGAAGGACAAACACCTTCTCTGGCTCCCCTTCGACGACGATTTCAACGTCCGCATCCCGATACAAAACATCGCCGGGCGACAAGCGGGTGCCGGTCGGCAGTGCAAGCCCAATCTCACGTCCGGCTGCCGTTCTGAGTCGTTGACGGCATTTTTGGCGAGCCTCCCAATCGAGATGTACGACGTCTA belongs to Candidatus Poribacteria bacterium and includes:
- the ureG gene encoding urease accessory protein UreG, with amino-acid sequence MKPLKIGIGGPVGSGKTALIEKLCKRMRDAYELAAITNDIFTREDAEILTRLEALPQERILGVETGGCPHTAIREDISANLEAVEQITADFPNLDILFLESGGDNLAAFFSPELVDAAIYVIDVAGGDKIPRKGGPGITRSDLLIINKIDLAEYVGADLTVMARDTKRMRGEKPAVFTDLRKSEGLEDVISWIQRELLFEEDAKSEKLDQFANQAIADFQAGKYKQL
- a CDS encoding urease accessory protein UreF → MSTDTALEGKSLLTLLQLTDSFFPTGAFAHSFGLETYVQLGLINDPETFEMFLRSTFHHSLRNGDAVAIGLTYKATEIEEVVDLDKRFTAMKVARESREGSIKIGKQERNEMLDEYAEGVRAGRCAGHHAIAYGLVASAAKIDLFSAVLGYLHAHVVGQVSAAVRLIPLKPTDGQRIIDAIRPDLIDIARFAEGAELDDLGSFTPGLDIRSMQHERLYSRLFIS
- a CDS encoding urease accessory protein UreE, with product MLIIQDIITGDTKHYPRELDVVHLDWEARQKCRQRLRTAAGREIGLALPTGTRLSPGDVLYRDADVEIVVEGEPEKVFVLRLEKRETYGLACYQIGNLHRPIGFDDGAILVPYEPALEKQLTRLGFAYTVEERIFTGVVQQSQSHAHVH